The Ovis canadensis isolate MfBH-ARS-UI-01 breed Bighorn chromosome 18, ARS-UI_OviCan_v2, whole genome shotgun sequence genome has a segment encoding these proteins:
- the LOC138423881 gene encoding myeloid-associated differentiation marker-like: MGYFLRTLQLLSTCVAISLVGSLDSWTVPTSNWSFVILCFCFVVTFIILIIESLALQYCFSFSWGDFLLCHACYLALFCLLVSVIYPTTYVQFLFYTPSWDHAIAATAFCFISTVSYATEAIWILRWPQTGDFTGYIGSLPFLLKMLETLVACVILPFISNPYLYMDHPLLVSCVAVYSICFILGIVTILLNLADLENRLPISSSMFHLMLSQLSVLLYIGALVLWALYQFDEKFGGQPERSRDVSCQQRLTNYVCAWDQRLAVAVLTAINLLIYVADLVYWARQASAGTEDQPRDC; this comes from the coding sequence ATGGGCTACTTCCTCCGGACGCTGCAGCTGCTCTCCACCTGCGTGGCCATCTCACTAGTGGGCAGCCTGGACAGCTGGACGGTGCCCACAAGTAACTGGTCCTTTGTTATCTTGTGCTTCTGCTTTGTGGTGACCTTCATCATCCTCATAATCGAATCACTGGCACTTCAGTACTGCTTCTCCTTCTCTTGGGGGGATTTTCTCCTCTGCCATGCCTGCTACCTCGCCCTCTTCTGCCTCTTGGTCTCCGTCATTTACCCCACTACCTatgttcagtttttgttttacACCCCCTCCTGGGACCACGCCATCGCTGCTACTGCGTTCTGCTTCATTTCTACTGTGTCTTATGCCACCGAAGCAATCTGGATCTTGCGCTGGCCTCAGACAGGTGATTTCACTGGCTATATAGGCAGCTTGCCATTCCTCCTCAAGATGCTAGAGACACTGGTGGCCTGTGTCATCTTACCATTCATCAGCAATCCCTACCTGTACATGGACCATCCATTGCTGGTGTCGTGCGTGGCTGTGTACTCCATCTGCTTCATTCTGGGGATCGTGACCATCCTGTTGAACCTGGCTGACTTAGAGAACCGGCtgcccatctcctcctccatgtTCCATCTGATGCTGAGCCAGCTGTCTGTCCTTCTCTACATTGGTGCTCTGGTCCTCTGGGCGCTCTACCAATTTGACGAAAAGTTTGGCGGGCAGCCCGAGAGGTCCAGGGATGTGAGCTGTCAACAAAGACTTACCAACTATGTTTGCGCCTGGGACCAGCGACTGGCTGTGGCCGTCCTGACAGCCATCAACCTGCTGATTTACGTGGCCGACCTGGTGTACTGGGCCCGCCAGGCTTCTGCAGGGACTGAGGACCAGCCCAGGGACTGCTGA